The following proteins are encoded in a genomic region of Liolophura sinensis isolate JHLJ2023 chromosome 7, CUHK_Ljap_v2, whole genome shotgun sequence:
- the LOC135470834 gene encoding sarcoplasmic reticulum histidine-rich calcium-binding protein-like, whose protein sequence is MLTLTQEGHHAHSHTGRASGSLSHRKGIRFTHTGRASCSLPQRKGIMLTLTQEGHQAHSHTGRVSDSLSHRKGIMLTPTQERHQVHSHRKGIRLTLTEEGHQAHSHTGRASCSLSHRKGIMLTLTQEGHHAHYHTEEGIMLTLTQEGHHAYSHTRKESCSLSHRKGIRLTLTQEGNQAHSHTGRASGSLSHRKGIMLTLTQEGHQAHSHTGRTSGSLYTGRASGSLSHRKGIMLTLTQEGHQAQSHTGRASGSLSHRKGIMLTLTQEGHHAHSHIERASCSHPQRKRIMLTLTEEGKGIMLTLAQEGHHAPSHRGGHQPHSHRGRASCSLSHRKGIMITLTQEGHQAHSHTRRASGSLSHRKSIRLTLTQEGHQAHSHTGRASGSLSHSKGIRLTLTQKWHQAQSHTRRASCSLPHRKGIMLTLTQEGHHTHSHTRRASCSFPQRKGIMLTLTQEGHQGHSHTGRASCSLLHRKGIMLTLTQEGHHAHSHRGRASCLLSHRKGIMLTPTEEGHQAHSHTGRASGSLSHRKGIMLTLTQEGHQAQSHTGRASCSLSHKKGIMLTLAQEGHQVHSHRKGIMLTPTEEGHHAHFHTGKASCSLSHRKSIMLTPTEEGHHAHSHRGDY, encoded by the exons atgctcactctcacacaggaagggcatcatgctcactctcacacaggaagggcatcaggctcactctcacacaggaaaGGCATCAGGTTCactcacacaggaagggcatcatgctcactcCCACAGaggaagggcatcatgctcactctcacacaggaagggcatcaggctcactctcacacaggaagggTATCAGactcactctcacacaggaagggcatcatgctcactcCCACACAGGAAAGGCATCAGGTTCactcacacaggaagggcatcagGCTCACTCTCACAGAGGAAGGGCATCaggctcactctcacacaggaagggcatcatgctcactctcacacaggaagggcatcatgctcactctcacacaggaagggcatcatgctcactATCACACAGAGGagggcatcatgctcactctcacacaggaagggcatcatgctTACTCTCACACACGAAAGGAATcatgctcactctcacacaggaagggcatcagactcactctcacacaggaagggAATCaggctcactctcacacaggaagggcatcaggctcactctcacacaggaagggcatcatgctcactctcacacaggaagggcatcaggctcactctcacacaggaaggACATCAGGCTCACTCTacacaggaagggcatcagGCTCACTCTCGcacaggaagggcatcatgctcactctcacacaggaagggcatcagGCTCAgtctcacacaggaagggcatcaggctcactctcacacaggaagggcatcatgctcactctcacacaggaagggcatcatgctcactcCCACATAGAAAGGGCATCATGCTCACACCCACAGAGGAAGCGCATCATGCTCACTCTCACAGAGGAAGG gaagggcatcatgctcactctcgcacaggaagggcatcatgctcCTTCTCACAGGGGAGGGCATCAGCCTCACTCCCACAGaggaagggcatcatgctcactctcacacaggaagggcatcatgatcactctcacacaggaagggcatcagGCTCACTCTCACACAAGAAGGGCATCaggctcactctcacacaggaagAGCATCAGGCTCACcctcacacaggaagggcatcaggctcactctcacacaggaagggcatcaggctcactctcacacagtAAAGGTATCAGGCTCACTCTCACACAAAAATGGCATCAGGCTCAATCTCACACACgaagggcatcatgctcactcccacacaggaagggcatcatgctcactctcacacaggaagggcatcaCACTCACTCTCACACAAGAAGGGCATCATGCTCATTCCCACAGaggaagggcatcatgctcactctcacacaggaagggcatcagggtcactctcacacaggaagggcatcatgctcactcttacacaggaagggcatcatgctcactctcacacaggaagggcatcatgctcactcCCACAGAGGAAGGGCATCATGCTTACTCTCACACAGAaagggcatcatgctcactcCCACAGAGGAAGGGCATCaggctcactctcacacaggaagggcatcaggctcactctcacacaggaagggcatcatgctcactctcacacaggaagggcatcagGCTCAgtctcacacaggaagggcatcatgctcactctcacacaagaagggcatcatgctcactctcGCACAGGAAGGGCATCAGGTTCactcacacaggaagggcatcatgctcactcCCACAGaggaagggcatcatgctcactTTCACACAGGAAAggcatcatgctcactctcacacaggaagAGCATCATGCTCACTCCCACAGAGGAAGGGCACCATGCTCACTCTCACAGAGGTGATTACTGA